CGTCAACGTATTCACTGCCCCTGGCAAGGCCGTGGTCGGTGAACGCCCCAAACCCTTCGGACCACCGCTGGGTTGGGACCCCATCACCTCGACCCTCATCTACGGTGAGTACGACGCTGTCCTGGTCGACCCGCTGACCACCGTGGCGGAAGCCAGTGCACTCGCGGAATGGGTTGGGCTGCATCATCGCAACCTGACCACCATCTACATCACCCACGGACATTTCGACCACTTCTTCGGGCTCAGCGTCCTACTGGACCGCTTTCCCGACGCCAAGGCCATCGCGACGCCAAAATCGATCGAACTGGTCGCGCGGACAGACCCGGAGCTCAGCCGCTTCTTCGCCAGCCTCTTCCCGGGACAGTTCCCGGCCAAGATCACGCTGCCCCAACCCTACCCCGACGACACATTCTTCCTCGAGGGCAACGAGATTCGGATCATCGAGCAGGGTTGGACCGACACCCTGGACAGCACGTCGTTGCACGTGCCCTCGATCGACCTTGTTGTCGGTGGAGATGTTCTGTACAACCAATGCCACATGTTCGTCGGCGACAGCACCGCTGAAAGCCGGGCCAATTGGATCGCCGCGTTGGATCGGTTGGCCGACCTTAATCCCAAGATCGCCATTGCCGGTCACAAGAAGACCGGGGCACCGGATACTCCGGACGCCATCGAGGGTTCCAAACGCTATCTCAAAGACTTTGGGCGCCTTAAGGAATCGGCACTCTCCGACGAAGATCTGTATAACGAGATGGCGAGGCTCTACCCGGATTGGGTAAGTCACCAGTCGTGGCTCATGTTCGGTTTCCCCCTCAACACCATCCCAGCATCGTGACGCTGCACGACGACATCCGCGGCAGCTGGGCATTGGTCTCGTACACGACAGAGGACGAACGGGGCGGACCCGTCAGCTACCCGCTGGGCCCCGATGCCCTGGGATTGATCATGTACACCCACGACGGCTACATGTCCGCGCAGCTGATGAGGCCCGACCGGCCGGACTACGAGCAGCCCGACACCGCCGGCGGCACCGAGGCACAGCATGCGGCTGCCGCGGCGGGATATCTTGCCTATAGCGGTCCCTACGCTGTTGACGAGGCCACCGGCATCGTGCACCACGAAGTGGTCGTCTCGCTGCTGCCGAACTGGTTGGGAACCTTGCAGTTACGCCACAGCATCCTCGAGTCGAACCGGCTCACACTGATTGCCGAGGCACCGTCACACGGTCGCATGATCCGATCGACGCTGGTGTGGGCCCGACCAGTCGAACGCGACCGGTGATCGCAGGCGACGGTGGCCAGCCGTCCGGGAAACCCTGCGATCTCGCCGTTGACGTGGAACCGTCGCGTCACTCCTTTTATCGGTGAAGCCACCTCAGCGTTGATGTTCGGTCCCGGCCCGAAGCTCCGTCCAGAGGCGTAGGAATGCCCGCAGCGAGGCCCGCGGTGTCGAGTCGTTACGCCAGATCAGGATCTTCTCGTAGCCGATCGCGGGGTCGATGCTGCATTTGGACAGCCCGGTGACATCAGCCAATACGGGGTCGGAGCCGGCGCTGATGGCGACCCCGACGCCTTGCTGGGCGAGGGCGAGCTGTAGCCGGACGTCATTGGCGGCGTGGTTGACATGCAACGCGAGACCCGCGGCGGCGAACGCGGCGTCCATGATGGAACGTAGCCCGCTGCTGGGCGCGTAGCTGATGATCGAATGGGCGTGCAGCACCGCCACCGGAACGGGCCGCGAGTCGAACGCGAAGACTTCCGGGTTGAACACCGCAAATAGTTGGTCGGCCAGCAGCGTTGCCGCCGAGATTGTAGGCGGCAGAGGCGATATCGGACGCGCGATCACCGCGGTGTCGAGCCCGCCGTGATTCACCAGGTCCAACAATGGGGCGGAGGTCCCCTCAGTCACGGTCACATCGACGCCGGGGAACTGCTCATGAAAGGTCCCCAACAATTCCGGCACCAGCGTGCATTCGATTCCGCTGACCGTGCCAAGGCGAAGCTCTCCCTGCAGCAGACCCGCACGCGCGGAGAATTCCGACTTGGCGGCCGCCGCGGCAGCCAGGCACTGCCGCGCATACGGCAACAGGACATGACCGCCGACCGACAAACTGATTCCCCGCGGAAGCCGCTCGAACAGCGACTCGCCCAGCTCGCGCTCCAATGCTTGGATCTGGGCGCTGATCGAGGGCTGCGTGACCCGGCAGCGCGCCGCGGCCCTCGTGAACGACTCCTCGTCGGCGACCGCGACGAAATACTCCAGACTGCGCAAATCCATGGGGTTCAGCATGAGGCGCGGGCGCCAACCTCGACCACCACGCCCCAGGTCTCAGCCTTCTTGGGCCACCGCCCACCGCGCGATGCTCTGTGCGTACAGCGGAGTCTCCATTCGACAATGCCGTCCAGAGGCGTCTTGGCGGGCCTCGGCTGCCTCCTGAAACGTCTGCCCCTGTGCGGTGATGAACTCCAGGAAACCCTCGGTGGGATGGGAGGTCACTGTGTTGGTGTAGCGGCAACGCTCACCTTCGAGCTGCTCCATCCGTAATTCCCAGATCACCTGGCTGGTGGTCCATCCGTGCGGGGTGAGGACATCCGACAGCGACACCATCTTGCAGTAGTGCGGCTCGGCGACCTCAAACCGATACTGCTGCACCACGAGCCCGGTACCGATCATCTCCACATTGATCGACATCGGCGTGCCATCGTCATCGACGGTGTAGCCGGCCGCCTTATGGTCCGGCGGCGCGCAGCGCTGATACTCATGCGTCGGTAAAGTCTTGAGCCACTGAGCGATATCGACCCGCTCGAACGGCGCCTCGACATCGGCAGTCACCACGATGTGCGAGAGCACCAAATCCTGCCGAACCGTCACGCTCATCGTCCGCTCCTATCGGGCGCGTTCATCGCCGCCGACCTGTACAGAATTCTTGCGACGACCTACGTAGCCTGTCCAATCGCAATTTCCAGTGGCTGCCATCGACCACGCTTATAGCGGGCGGGGCAGCTATCGGCGGGCAGGCTACGCGCGAAGGCGAGCGCCGTCGTGAAGCGGGCACCTAATGCCTCAGGCCGCTATTCTTGAATGTTCATTCCCGAAACAATAGAATTCGCGCATGGCCAGAACCCGAGAGTTCGACGCGGACGCGGCGCTGGACGCCGCGATTGGCGTCTTTCGCGAGCATGGATTCGAGGGCAGTTCAGCACAGCTGCTGGTGGATGCGATGGGGATCGGACGCCAGAGCCTTTACGCGACCTTCGGCGACAAGTGGCAGCTGTATCGCTCGGCGGTACGGCGGTACGGAATGGGCGAATGCGCCGCCCATCTCGACGCCCTGCGCAGCGGCCCGCGAGCCATCGACGGAATCGGTGCGATGTTGCGCCGCGTCGTGGAAACTGCTGATCAACCCTGCCTCGGGGTCGGCTCGATCTACGAGTTCGGCTCCTCACGCCCGGACCTCGCACAGATCAACGAACGACTCGGCACCGGGCTGCGGGCAGCCGTCGCCGGCCGCATCCGCGATGCACAGCAGGAGGGTGACGGAGCCGTCGACATCGATCCTGAAACCGCCGCCGAGTTCCTCATGGCCAGTATCTCCGGCATCCGAGTCGCGGGCCGCGGCGGCGCGGGCCCCACAATCCTGACCGGGATGGCCGACATGACACTGCGAGCGATTCGGTAGCGTCGAATTCACCGATTTATTGAACGATCATTCACGATGGGAGCGGTTACATGAAGGCAGTCATCATGAAAGCCACGGGCGGCCGGGAGATGCTGGAATACGTCGAGCGTCCCGAGCCCACCCCAGGCCCCGGCGAAGCCCTGGTGGAGATCGCCTACGCAGGCGTCAACTTCATGGACATCGGTGTGCGACAAGGCATGGCGTGGACCGAAATCCCCAACCCCAAGATCCTCGGAGTCGAAGGGGCCGGGCGCGTCCTGGCGGTGGGTGAGGGCGTCCAAGACATTTCCATCGGCCAGCGCGTCGCCTGGGTGTACGCGCCCGGAAGCTATGCGGAGCGGATCGCGATTCCGGCCACGTCGCTGGTCCCGATCCCGGACGCGATCGAGGACCGCGTGGCCGCGTCGGTGATGATGCAGGGACTCACCGCAAGCCACTTCGCGACCGACTTCTACCCGGTGCGGCCCGGAGACACCGCGTTCGTCCACGCGGCCGCCGGGGGGCTGGGACTGCTGCTGACCCAGATCATCAAACTACGCGGTGGCCACGTCATCGGCCGCGTCTCCTCCGATGCCAAGGCCCCCGCGGCCAAGGAGGCCGGCGCCGACCACGTGATCGTCGATGCCGAGGGCCGGTTCGCCGAGGAGGCGCTGCAGCTCACCGACGGCGAAGGCGTACACGTCGTCTACGACGGCTCCGGACCCGCGACGTTCCAAGGCTCGCTCGACGTGCTGCGCCGGTCGGGCACGTTCTGCTGGTACAGCCCGGTCCTCGGCGGCCCCGGTCCGATCGACATCATGAGCCTGCCGAAGAGCATCAAGATCGGCTATGCGGTATTCGCCGACCACATCGCTACCCCCGCACTGCTGCGCGCCCGCACGCAGCGACTCTTCGACTGGATTGCGGACGGGAAGCTGGAGGTGCGGATCTTCGGCGAGTATCGCCTGGCAGACGCGATGAATGCGCATGCCGACATCGAGAACCGCAAGACCGTGGGAAAGCTGCTACTGGTGCCGTGATCGGCCTTAACAGGGAAATGCCGGGCACGCAGCCCGGCATTTCCCGTTCGGTAGGACGGCGAGGCCGCCAATGACAGCAGTTGGTTAGCCGCGGCGGCCGCAGACTGGCCACGCGCCGATGCCCTGCGAGTGCAGCACGTTCTCGGCCACCCGGATCTGCTCCTCGCGACTCGCACCGGAGGGCGAACCGGAGCCGCCGTTGGAGTGCCAGGTGCTCGAGGTGAACTGCAGGCCTCCGGCGAAGCCGTTGCCGGTGCTGATCCCCCAGTTTCCGCCCGACTCGCACTGGGCAATGGCGTCCCAGTTGACGCTATAGGCCTTGATAGGCGCCGGAGCCTCCGGAGCCGGGGCGGGCGGCGGCGGGGAGACGTTCGGGTCGAAACCCACCGGGGCGGGCGGCGGGGCGTCCGGCGCCGGGGGTGGCGGCGGTGCGTCAGGAGCCGGGGGTGGCGGCGGGGCGTCAGGAGCCGGGGCGTCCAGGGCCGGTGGCGGCGGCGCGTCAGGGGCAGGCGCCGCCGGAGCAACGTTCGGGTCAAAGCCCACCGGTTCCGCGTTGGCGGTGGCTGACGGCACAGCTACCAGCGTTCCTGTGACCGCGGCCAGGATGAGCGTCTTGCGGACGTTCTTCAACTTGTTCCTTTCGCATGCGCGCGCGCCAAACTCAACCCATGGGCGTGGGTCGAGGTGCTATGTCGATGTGAAATAGGTGCTTTGGCTCGTGCCGTCTCGTTCGGGCACGACAGCGGCGGGCATGATCTGCATCTGCCCAGTCGGCTGATAGCCGGTGGCTGCTCGCGACCGTCGCCGCCCGCAGCCCCGCTCACACGCGGACTCGTGGATTGAATTTTTCATTAACCCGTTCGGGCTAAAGGGCACAGTAGGAGACCAGATTGCGTTCGTCATCTCCGACACGCCGATATCTCAATCCAATAACGAGCCGATTACGACGCGACCGCGGAAATATTAACGCAGGTCAACAGTACCTTTTTCGCGCGTATCCATCTGACGTGAAGACTACACAATTGTGATACGACTCACACCATATTTGTGAGCTGAGCCACGCATTTGCCACAGTGTGGATCGGTTGGCTGATGGGCGCGGCAATTAGCCCGCCGAGCATCACATAGGTGGGCCGTCGTGCGATGGCGCACAGTACATGCTGATTGTGATCTAGGCCTGTCATGCCGTTTCTGGAGGTCAAATACGCTTCACGACAACGGCGTTCATCGAACTGGATGTTCGGCGTCCTTCGAAAACTCCTGCACAGAACCGGGTTAGGCGCGCACAAACACTTCTGGTCGTCGACTTGACCTTGAATTACGCACTGTCGCTACAGCTTTAGTCACGGTCGTTGCGCCAGTGCCTGCCGCTGGTGCCATGGTGCAGGCCCGGCGCCAAGCACGGCGGCCCAGAAACCTAACCCGAGCGAATTGGTGCAATCGAATTAGC
The DNA window shown above is from Mycobacterium sp. Aquia_216 and carries:
- a CDS encoding MBL fold metallo-hydrolase, whose protein sequence is MSEPATSNTLGVNVFTAPGKAVVGERPKPFGPPLGWDPITSTLIYGEYDAVLVDPLTTVAEASALAEWVGLHHRNLTTIYITHGHFDHFFGLSVLLDRFPDAKAIATPKSIELVARTDPELSRFFASLFPGQFPAKITLPQPYPDDTFFLEGNEIRIIEQGWTDTLDSTSLHVPSIDLVVGGDVLYNQCHMFVGDSTAESRANWIAALDRLADLNPKIAIAGHKKTGAPDTPDAIEGSKRYLKDFGRLKESALSDEDLYNEMARLYPDWVSHQSWLMFGFPLNTIPAS
- a CDS encoding lipocalin-like domain-containing protein produces the protein MTLHDDIRGSWALVSYTTEDERGGPVSYPLGPDALGLIMYTHDGYMSAQLMRPDRPDYEQPDTAGGTEAQHAAAAAGYLAYSGPYAVDEATGIVHHEVVVSLLPNWLGTLQLRHSILESNRLTLIAEAPSHGRMIRSTLVWARPVERDR
- a CDS encoding transglycosylase family protein — translated: MKNVRKTLILAAVTGTLVAVPSATANAEPVGFDPNVAPAAPAPDAPPPPALDAPAPDAPPPPPAPDAPPPPPAPDAPPPAPVGFDPNVSPPPPAPAPEAPAPIKAYSVNWDAIAQCESGGNWGISTGNGFAGGLQFTSSTWHSNGGSGSPSGASREEQIRVAENVLHSQGIGAWPVCGRRG
- a CDS encoding quinone oxidoreductase family protein translates to MKAVIMKATGGREMLEYVERPEPTPGPGEALVEIAYAGVNFMDIGVRQGMAWTEIPNPKILGVEGAGRVLAVGEGVQDISIGQRVAWVYAPGSYAERIAIPATSLVPIPDAIEDRVAASVMMQGLTASHFATDFYPVRPGDTAFVHAAAGGLGLLLTQIIKLRGGHVIGRVSSDAKAPAAKEAGADHVIVDAEGRFAEEALQLTDGEGVHVVYDGSGPATFQGSLDVLRRSGTFCWYSPVLGGPGPIDIMSLPKSIKIGYAVFADHIATPALLRARTQRLFDWIADGKLEVRIFGEYRLADAMNAHADIENRKTVGKLLLVP
- a CDS encoding TetR/AcrR family transcriptional regulator encodes the protein MARTREFDADAALDAAIGVFREHGFEGSSAQLLVDAMGIGRQSLYATFGDKWQLYRSAVRRYGMGECAAHLDALRSGPRAIDGIGAMLRRVVETADQPCLGVGSIYEFGSSRPDLAQINERLGTGLRAAVAGRIRDAQQEGDGAVDIDPETAAEFLMASISGIRVAGRGGAGPTILTGMADMTLRAIR
- a CDS encoding LysR family transcriptional regulator is translated as MDLRSLEYFVAVADEESFTRAAARCRVTQPSISAQIQALERELGESLFERLPRGISLSVGGHVLLPYARQCLAAAAAAKSEFSARAGLLQGELRLGTVSGIECTLVPELLGTFHEQFPGVDVTVTEGTSAPLLDLVNHGGLDTAVIARPISPLPPTISAATLLADQLFAVFNPEVFAFDSRPVPVAVLHAHSIISYAPSSGLRSIMDAAFAAAGLALHVNHAANDVRLQLALAQQGVGVAISAGSDPVLADVTGLSKCSIDPAIGYEKILIWRNDSTPRASLRAFLRLWTELRAGTEHQR